GGCTTTCGGGCCGATACTGTAAGGGATACGGCAGGAGGCGGAACGATTGGCAGCGGAATAAGCCAGAAGTACCGGCGCCTCAAAACCCGGAATCAGGCGCTTGTAAGAGTTGGTTGACGGGTTGGTGAAAGCATTGAGCGCCTTCGCATGTTTGATGATGCCGCCAATATAATAGAGCGCTTCCTTTGATAAGTCCGCATATTCCTGCCCAGCGAAAAGCGGCTTCCCATCCTTCCAGACGGATTGATGGACATGCATCCCGGAGCCATTATCGCCCGCAATCGGTTTCGGCATAAAAGTCGCGGTTTTCCCGTAGGAATGGGCGACATTATGCACGCAATATTTATAGATCTGCATATAGTCAGCCGCCTGGACCAACGTCGCAAACTTGGTGCCGAGTTCATGCTGGGACTGGGCGACTTCATGATGATGCTTTTCGACCGACAGCCCCATCTCACTCATGGTGGAGAGCATCTCGGCGCGCAGATCGCATTCACTATCGACCGGAGCAACCGGGAAGTAACCGCCTTTGACACCCGGGCGGTGCCCCATATTCCCTTCCGGGAAATCCTTCATCGACGCGTCAGGCCCCTCGATACTATCGAGGCGATAAGACGCGTAGTTCGGGCCTGTGCCGAATTTGACATTATCGAAGATGAAGAATTCAGCCTCCGGGCCGAAACTTGCGGAGTCACCCAAACCGGATGATTTAAGATAAGCTTCCGCCGCCTTCGCGATGGAGCGTGGATCCCGATTGTAAAATTCCTTCGTGCCGGGATCGACAACGTCACAGATAAGGATCAATTGCGGCTTGG
This genomic stretch from Candidatus Kirkpatrickella diaphorinae harbors:
- the glnA gene encoding type I glutamate--ammonia ligase; the encoded protein is MAKKASSTASKTVASVSQEWRKPASPDKAAVERVFDLIRDHSIELVDLRFTDPKGKWQHTTQWHTTIDKSAFIDGFMFDGSSIAGWKTINKSDMVLLPDPTTAVLDPFSAKPQLILICDVVDPGTKEFYNRDPRSIAKAAEAYLKSSGLGDSASFGPEAEFFIFDNVKFGTGPNYASYRLDSIEGPDASMKDFPEGNMGHRPGVKGGYFPVAPVDSECDLRAEMLSTMSEMGLSVEKHHHEVAQSQHELGTKFATLVQAADYMQIYKYCVHNVAHSYGKTATFMPKPIAGDNGSGMHVHQSVWKDGKPLFAGQEYADLSKEALYYIGGIIKHAKALNAFTNPSTNSYKRLIPGFEAPVLLAYSAANRSASCRIPYSIGPKAKRVEVRFPDPTANPYLAFAAMLMAGLDGIRNKIHPGEANDKDLYELPKEELAQIPTVCGSLREALGSLESDHEFLLQGDVFSKDQIDSYIALKWNEVHKFEHAPHPIEFEMYYSV